Below is a genomic region from Gemmatimonadota bacterium.
GAAGAAACCGGAATTCACACGCGTGCATCCGTCGTTGGCCAAGGAGGCGGATCGCGTCGCGACGCTGATTCACACTCTCGCGCTCGCTGTCGAGAGCGCAGTGATGAAGCACGGCAAGAAGATCGTCGAGCGGCAGTTCATTCAGGAGCGAATGGCCGACGCTGCGATCGGCATCTACATGAGCACCGCCGTGCTGTCGCGAACGACCTGGGAGATCGAGCGCGCCGGAAGCGTCGATGCTGTAAAGCCGGAGATGGACTGCGCGCGCCTCTTTCTGGCGGATCGTTATCGCCAGGTGCGTCGCTCGATCCGACGCATATCACGCAACCAGGACGATCGAATGAAAGCCGTCGCCGAGCGCGTGCTGGAGACGTCCGAAGCAGCACCGATAGCGCCGTCGGATCGCGTGTAGTGTCGGTTTGACTAGTCTGGTCAGACCATATACTGTTAATGCATGCGCGACACGTATTCCCTGTATGAGGCCAAGGCCAAGCTATCCGCGATAGTTCGTCAGGTGCGGGAGGGCCATCCGGTCGTGGTCACTTTGCATGGCGAGCCGGCGGTGGAGATTCGGGCCGTGTCGGGTGTGCGAGAAGGCATCGACGCCAAACTTGAGAGGATGGCCGAGCGCGGGGAACTCCTGCGTCCCAGTGGTCCTCGACGGTCTTTCCCCAGGCTTGCTCGGCGGCCAGGTGCGGTCGATCGATTTCTTGCTGATCGAGGCGAATGACGCAAGGAAGCAAGTCCGGAGTCGCCTACGTCGACACGTCGTGTCTGGTAGCGGTTGCTCTGGGTGAGCGTGGCGCGTCCGCACTCGACCGTCGGCTGAGTACATTCGGCGAGCTCGTCTCTTCCAACCTGCTCGAAGCTGAATTGCGGGCCACGTTGACGTGCGAAGGCGTCGTTCTGGATCCGGGCTTTCTCGCGGACATGTCGTGGGTGCTTCCTGCCCGTCCGCTGAGTGCGGAGATCGAGCGCGTAGTGGCCGCTGGCTACATACGGGGCGCCGATTGCTGGCATCTGGCAGTGGCGTTGTACATCGCGGATGATCCTGCCGAAATCACCTTCCTCACCCTGGACAACAAACAGCGCGAGGTTGCGCGGTTGCTGGGCTTTGGTATCTGACCTACGCCTGCTACCCGGCCTTCCTCACCCCGAATCTGATTTCCATCTGAGGTCTGGGCTCTGCTCGTTCAGGTTCGTCGAGCTCGGTGGACTCGTCCACCAGGTGGCTCAGCTTGTAGAAGAGGTGGAGGGCCTGGATCGGGGCGATGTGGCTGGTCGGGCCGGCCTTGGCTATCACGGTCGCTTCCTCGCGAACGATACGTGGAAGCTGCCGAGCCTGCGGGAGGGCCAGGAGCCGGTAGATCTCTATAGAGTGGCGGGCCAGCAATGCTGCGCAGAGGGCGTCAAGGAAGGCTAGCACAAGTTCTCCGTCTGTCAGGTCTTAATGTACATATTGCAACTATTATCGGCAAAATGGAAGGGGAATTAATCACAAAGTGGTAACAATTCGAGCAGGATTCGGTCTCTTCATTATCGGCCCCCAGAGGTCGCCGACGGCCTCGAGACGGCCTGGCAGGGTGCGGATCGTGAAGTCTCTGGGATCGAGAGCGGGCGTCAGCTCGTCCCAGCGAAGGGGGGTGGATACCGATGCCTCCGGACGAGCCCGTACGCCATAGGCGGCCGCGATGGTCTTGCCGCGGGCGTTCTGGCCAAAGTCCACGTAGATCTTCGAGCTGCCACGCTTGCTTATGGGCCTCACCACCGTAGCGGACTGCGGATGCGCACCGGCAACCGCCTCGGCGATCAGGCGCGGGACGCGCTCCGCTACGGCGTCCGTGGAGTTGGGCGGAAGCGGGATGACGATGTGGATTCCGGTGGCGCCGGATGTCTTGACTCCCGCACGAAGGCCGAGATGATCGAGCGCTTCCTTCACCCACAGCGCGACTTCGATGACACGCGCGAAGGGAGACTTTGGACCGGGATCCAGATCTATCACGGTGAAGTCGGGGTTGCTCAGCGATCCTACCCGCACGTTCCACGGATTGCATTCGAAAGCGCCGATCTGCGTGCAGTAGAGAGTCGTGCCAAGCGTGCCGCCGATGATGCGTTTCTGGATTTCTCCCGCGGGCGACTTTATCGACTCGACGCGGACGACGTCGGGCGGATTGGGCGGAGCCTTTTGCTGGAAGAAGAACTTGCCGGCGACGCCGTCGGGGAAACGCTTGAGTGACAGTGGTCGATCCGCCAGCACCGTACGCAGGTACGGCCACACGCTGGTGTAATAGCGCATTACTTCGCCCTTGGTGATCCCGGGCTTCGGAAAGAAGATCTTCGCAAGGCTCGACACCTTCAATGAGCTGTCGCGCCCGAGCTGAATCACTCCGTCGCCACTCGCGGCTTCGACGGCCTTAAGTTGGTCGGTGACCTTTCGAAGCGCGGCAGCGGACGGCGTCATGCAGCTGCGATCAGCGTGATGAATGCCAGACGCGCGTGCCGTCGGCTATCTCGTCCATGGTGCGGTTTGTCGTCACCGACTTCACATACTTCGTGGTGAGTATCGATTCGCTTTCGGGATGCGCGTCTTCGTCGCGGTGCTTGATGAGAAGCCATGATGGTTTCGATGCGCTTCTACCGAAGCCGCGCGTACGCACGAGTGCGTAGGATCCCTTGATGCGTTTTCCGTGGAAGTTGATCTTGAGCTCGCCGCGCTCGTACTGATCGCGCGCGGCGGAGTTCATGTCGTCGTCAGGTGGATTCTCGATCTCGTACGTGCCGTTGTCCCACAGCATCACAGTGCCGCCGCCGTACTCGCCAGATGGGATCGTTCCCTCGAAGCTGTTGTACTCGACGGGGTGATCCTCGACCTGCATTGCGAGACGTTTCACGCCGGGATCGGCGGATGGGCCTTTGGGCACGGCCCAACTCTTCATCACTCCGTCGATCTCGAGTCGAAGGTCGTAATGAAGTTGAGTGGCGGCGTGCTTCTGAATCACGAACTGGAGCTTCTTAGCGGCGGCGGAACGAGAAGACTTTCGCGCGCGCGTCGATGCGCCCGAAGGCTCCATTGTTTTCTCGAAGTCGCGTTTGCGCTGGTATTCCGTCAGCTGCTCGGCGGCGCTCGGCGCTTTCTTCGCCGCGGTCTTGCTCGCGGATTTGCTTGCAGTCTTGCGTGCAGTTTTGCTTGCAGTCTTGCTTGCAGTCTTGCTCGCAGTCTTGCTCGCAGTTTTGCGCCCGGTCTTCTTGCGAACGGCCATGGTCAGTGGTGGCGGCGTTGTGTGAAACAGAAAAGATCGGACGACGCGATTCGCA
It encodes:
- a CDS encoding PIN domain-containing protein, yielding MTQGSKSGVAYVDTSCLVAVALGERGASALDRRLSTFGELVSSNLLEAELRATLTCEGVVLDPGFLADMSWVLPARPLSAEIERVVAAGYIRGADCWHLAVALYIADDPAEITFLTLDNKQREVARLLGFGI
- a CDS encoding DNA polymerase ligase N-terminal domain-containing protein produces the protein MAVRKKTGRKTASKTASKTASKTASKTARKTASKSASKTAAKKAPSAAEQLTEYQRKRDFEKTMEPSGASTRARKSSRSAAAKKLQFVIQKHAATQLHYDLRLEIDGVMKSWAVPKGPSADPGVKRLAMQVEDHPVEYNSFEGTIPSGEYGGGTVMLWDNGTYEIENPPDDDMNSAARDQYERGELKINFHGKRIKGSYALVRTRGFGRSASKPSWLLIKHRDEDAHPESESILTTKYVKSVTTNRTMDEIADGTRVWHSSR